The genomic stretch TCATTCCTCCTAAACAATATAAATTTCATTAACCCACGAACGAACCATCTAATCGTAATATTTCACCATAACATGCTTTAAGACCGGGATACTTGACTGAAATATTaagtgatgatttgaaatatgagAGATGGAAGTCCGACGCTAGTTGGGTTGTGATGGAAATGCATGGATTGTTCCTCGAtacgatccatggacatcatgggCAACAAACACTGCATGCTTCCGAGACTCCCAACGCCACCCTCCATCTTTTCATCCATCTGATCCATAACATCATCCGGAATCCAAAACTACGATCCAAACAGTATGAATCGGCAGTGGATGCACAACGATGGAAGATAAGAATCACCGCATAAACTAAGAAACCAAATGTGAAGCGGAAATGGTGAGATGACGTTCGAGTACCGAGCGAAATCCCTCGGAATATGGGTGGTTAAAGAGGATGAGGGGCTAACAGGGGATCTGCGAGGCGAACCACCTCATGACGTGGAGCGGCGCCTTGATGAGCTCGACGGCGAACTCCACCAGGATCGTCACGCACAGGCAGCACGGGCAGATGCACGATACCGGCAGCCTGCAATTGCAGCCCCCCCCAAAACAATTAGAGAAGGAAGATTAAAAGGAAACCCCATCAATTCAAAATCTGATAGCGCAGCTCATCGATCCATTGGCATTCACCGATGCTGAAACGaagaatgagaagaagaagaagaagaaagggataTAGGCTGTCGACGTACCCGACGATCCAGATGGCGGCGCCGACGATGGAGACGACAAGGGAGAGCAAAGCGAAGGGAAGGCCCAGCAGCCATCCGAGCGGTCGGCACTCGCAGCACATcttgcttcttcctcctctctcccgCCCTTCTATTCCTACTCCTTTCTAACTCCCACCACGAAACGAATGATCTCCTGTTCGTTCGATTACCAGGAAAGATCGGAGGGGGGTTGGGAATTGGCGATGGGGGCGAAACGAGGAAGTGGGAGGGAGAAGACAGTGGCGAGTGGGAAGAAGGAAAAGCCGCAACGAGCGGACGACGAGGGAGAGAGGAAGGAACAGAAGAAACAGAACCATAAACGATGTTATTGGGACACGAAACGACATCATTAGTTTAGACACATATTATTGTTAGCCACAATAGTTtcagccttatatatatatatatatatgatgtgtaAATTGAACGACATGTCATCGTATAAGATTTAACGGATTCGGGTTAAACTTATACGTCAACGGAGTCGAGTCGGGTCGGGTGTGACGAATTGACGAGCCTATTTACACGGGAAAGGGGGCGGTGGCATCCGACGGAGAAGAGGGGAAGAGGCATCCGACGATGAGCGGCTCGCGCGAAGAAACTCCGCTCCGCCTGGTTGGAAGACGAACGGATCCGGTGAAGAGGACATCGGTTACCTCACTGCCACAGCCTCTTGCTCCTCCTGCATTCACTCCACCGACTCAATCTCCAGGTTGattttttttcgtttttcttCGAGCTAATcaaatccaattgttagattcTTTTGGAATTGGAGGCAGCATCATCTCTTCGGTTTGAGGAGACGAGGGTGGCAACGATTCGCAGGCACTGGCTTTGGGAACTCTTATCTTTTGTAGTCGCATCATGCGGGTTACTCCGCCGTTACCCAGACTTTTTCTCAGATAGTGGTCTGACTTGGGTGTTGGAGGTTAGGAATTGCAGTGTGCGACCATGATGGCAACGCTTGAGCTTGGACTTAAAATCTGGATGTTCTGCCCTCTAATTCCGTGTGAGAAATGAATTTCTTGAACTTCACAGTTGGTGGAAGATACTATATGTGCTTTG from Musa acuminata AAA Group cultivar baxijiao chromosome BXJ1-3, Cavendish_Baxijiao_AAA, whole genome shotgun sequence encodes the following:
- the LOC135638401 gene encoding signaling peptide TAXIMIN 1-like, whose product is MCCECRPLGWLLGLPFALLSLVVSIVGAAIWIVGLPVSCICPCCLCVTILVEFAVELIKAPLHVMRWFASQIPC